CCGCGATCGGCGTCGAACTGCGCGCGCAGCCGCTCCCTGCCGTCCGTGCCCAGCTCCACGATCTCCGCCCCGTACGGCAGCAGAATGCCGTCGATCTTGTACTCCCTGATCGTCTCGTTCACGTTGGGCACGAGGCCCATCCCGACGAACGGCGGCTCCTCGATGACCCATCCGGCCACGGCCTTCATGCTCTCTTCGTCCGTGCCGCCGTAGGGCGTGCGATACAGGGACAGCCCCACGGCCGGCCAGCGCAGGATGTTCACGGTGCCGTCACGGGTCAGCGCCTCGTCCCTGACCAGCGCCTCCACCAGCTCGGCCGGCGTCGTGAGGTGCGCCACGTCCAGCGCGTGGTGGCAGTAGCCGGACACCCGCGGCTCAGCCGTGCTCAGCAGCTCCAGGATGTCGTACGGGCGGAGCAGCTTCTGCATGATCGGGATCCCGGAGTCCGGCTCCAACACCACGTCCTCCAGCAGTGTCGGCACGGCGAGCCGCGCCACCGTCCCCGGCTCCAGGTAGAAGCAGACCGGCCGGCCCGGATTGACGGCCAGCCCCCAGCGGGGGTCCGGCCAGCCGGCCGCCAGCTCCGGCAGGGTCACGGCCCGGAAGTGTCGGGCCACCTCGCCCATCGCCTCCGGTGAGGTGAAGGCGACCAGCCACGTGCGCTCGGCGTCGCTGAACGTGGGCCAGGCCACCGGCGTCTCACCCGCCGCGGCCTCGTCGCTGATCGGGCAGGCGAGGGCGGCGGTGCGCAGCAGGGCCAAGCAGGTGGCCAGGTCGCCGCGGGCGTGTGCCGAGCCGAGTTCCTGCTCGAACGAGGTCGCGACGTGCATGGCGTCACCCTAGTAGTTTTGGTCCCTATGACTTTGCCAGTGGCGCGTACCCGGGACGAGGCCCTGCTGTACCTGGATCTCACCCCGTGCGCGTGCGGCTCGGTGGAGACTCCCTGGGAGAGTGGCGTCGTCGGGGTCGCGGAGCAGCTCGCCGTCGCCTACGCGGGCACCTGCGCCGACTGCGGCGCCGGGCGGGAGTATGTGTTCGGCCTGCCTGAGCGCGAGACGGCCCCGAAGGGCTGGCCCACGTTCGGCGGGCCGGAGCCGTCCCAGCTCATCGACGCCGGCGAGTGGCTGTGGGTCGCCGATCAGTGGGCGAGCAGCGTGCCGCCCGACCCGGAGGAGGGCGCGCGGGCGCTGGCGATGGCGCGCGCCGCGGTCGAGGAGGTGCTCAAGTTCGTGCCCGACGGCGCGGACAGGGTTCCCGACCAGGCGTTCTGGGCCGACCGCGGCCTGCGGGTGTACACCGCCGAGCCGGGCAGGTTCCGAGTCGAGCGGCTCCTCGTGGTGAAGGACGCCTACCGCGATGCGTAGGCCCGCCGGTCGGCGTGGCGGGCCGACCGGCGCCGCACGCTGGAAATGCGGCCTGGACAGCCGTGCGGCCCTCGCCCACAGGGGACGAGGGCCGCACGGCGGGAACGCAGGTCAGCCGGCGTGGACGGGAGCGCCCTCCGTCTTGCGGCCGGCCTTGACGAACAGCGTCAGCGCGGCGGTGAGCAGCGCGATGCCGGTGCTCACCAGGAACGCCAGGTGCATGCCGTCCATGAACGCGCTGTTCACGGCCGGGCCGACCATCGCCTTGAGCTGCTGGGGCGTGTCGGCGGGCAGCCCGCCGAACGCGGCGGCCTTCTCCAGCAGCGACATCTGCGCGGCCGGGATGCCCTCGGCCGCAGGGCCGAGGTAGCCGGGCAGCTTGCTGGAGATCTCGGCGGCCATGATGGCGCCGAGGATCGCGGTGCCGAGCGCGCCGCCGACCTGCATCGCCGACTGCTGCAGGCCACCGGCGACGCCGCTGAGCTCGATGGGCGCGTTGCCCACGATGATCTCCGTGGCGCCGACGAACACCGGCGAGAGGCCGAAGGCGAGCAGCACGAACGGGATGGCGCTCTCCAGGAACGAGGCGTCGATGCTGAGCTGCGACATGAGGAACATCGCGGCCGCCGTGATCACCAGGCCGATCGCCATCGTGATCTTGGGGCCGAGTTTGCCGATCAGCATGCCGGCCAACGGCGAGGCCACGATCATGCCGGCGCTCATCGGCAGCATGCGCAGACCGGCCTCGAGCGGGCTCAGTCCGTGGACGCCCTGGAAGAAGAAGCCGAGGAAGAACATCGCGCCGAACATCGCGAACGCGACCATCATCATCAGCACGGTGCCGATGGAGATCGACACGTTCCTGAACAGCGACAGCGGCACCAGCGGCTGCCTGGCCTTGGACTGCCAGAAGATGAACCCGGCGATCAGCACGGCGAAGCCGGCCAGGAAGCCGACCGTCTTGGTGTCGCCCCAGCCCCACTCGGGGGCCTTGATGATCGACCAGACCAGGGCGAACATCGCACCCGACAGGAGCACCACACCGGGCCAGTCGATCTTGGCCAGCGTCTTCGCGCGGTTCTCCTTGATGAGGAACACACCCATCAGCAGGGCCACGATGCCGACCGGGGCGTTGATGAAGAAGACGGACTGCCAGTTCACCTTCTCGACGAGCACGCCGCCCACGATCGGGCCCGCGGCGCTGGACAGGCCGATGATGGCACCCCACGCGCCCATCGCCTGGTTGAGCTTCTCACCGGGGAACGCGCCACGCAGCAGCGCCAGGGCGGCCGGCTGGAGCAGCGCGCCGAACAGGCCCTGCAGCACGCGCAGCCCGATCAGGGCGCCCACCGGCGACACGCCCGGGATCACGTCGGCCAGTTGCTGGCTGAGCCCGATGCCCACCGACGACACCGCGAAGCCCCCGACGCCGATCAGGAACACCCGCTTGTGCCCGAACAGGTCGCCCAGCTTGCCGGCGGTGATGAGGAACACCGCCAACGCCAGCAGGTAGCCGCTGGTCACCCACTGCAGGTCGGCCAGCGACGCCCCCAGGTCCTTCTGGATCACCGGGTTGGCGATGCCGACCACGGTGCCGTCGAGCATCACCATGATGACGCCGAGGCTGACCGCCAGCAGCACCAGCCACGGATTGCCCCCGGACGCCGGTTGGCCTGGTCCCTGCGGCGACGGCGCGTCGGCCGTCTTCACGTTAGCCACGTAGTCCCCCTCAAAACACCTCGCCCCACACCGGGGCATAGCTCACGTAAGTCGCCGGTAATCTATGGCAGTCAGTGACAGAATGACAAACGCTTATAAAAGTCAGACTGTGACTTCTGACATACTGTGACAGGCAGGTTTCGAGGGAGTGACGTCTGTGGGGCTTCGGGAACGCAAGAAGGAGAAGACGCGGCTGGCGATCCTCGACGCCGCGCTCGACCTGTTCCTCGAACAAGGGTACGACTCGACCACCGTGGAGCAGATCGCGGGGTCGGTCGAGATCTCCCCGCGCACCTTCTTCCGTTACTTCGCCGGCAAGGACCATCTCGCGCTGTGGTTCCACGACCAGGGCGAGGAGATCATGCTCGACACCCTGCGGGCCCGGCCGGCCGACGAGCCCGCGTTCACCTCGCTGATGCACGCGTTGCGGGCGGTGCTCAGCGACATGCAGGACTCAACCCCGGAGGACACCGCCAGATTCCTCAAACTGCGCCGCCTTCTCGACGGGCACCCGCACCTGGTGGGCCTGTCGGTGGCGCGGGGCGCCGACACCGAGCGCCGCCTGGCCGCCGAGATAGCCGCCCGCAGGGGCGTCGACGTGGACACCGACCGGTTCAGCCACCTTGTCGTCGCGTTCGCGATGTCCACGATGCGGATCGGCTTCGAGTGCCCGAAGCCGGCGGTGGAGGACGTCCGGGAGATCGCGGGCCGCCTGGAGGAGACGATCCTCCTGGCGCAGAGCCTGCTCCGCCCCGACCTGCACGACTAGGTCCTGTTCGGAGGTCAGGCCAGGGCGGCGCGGTCGACCCTGGCAGGGCGCGGGGAGCGTTGCCGCGCATCCTCGCAGGCGGTGGCCAGGCTCCGGCACGCGCTTCCCGGGTGGGTGGTGTCGCCGTCCCTCCAGGTGTACGAGCACCGTCCGCACGGCAGGCCTGGCGGGGTCGCGCGGGCTCAGTTCATGGTCGGGTCGTCGGGGCAGTTGGCCACGAACGCCAGCTCACCCCGCTGGCGCCGCAGCACGTGGCGCCAGAGCGCGCCCGGGTCGGCGTGGAAGGTGTCGCCGGCCTCCGAGTCGACGACGTACCACGCGCCCTCGGCGATCTCGCTCTCCAGTTGCCCGGCCGTCCAGCCCGCGTAGCCGGCGAAGATCCGCATCTGCGAGATCTCGCCCTGGAGGATCTCGGGCGGCGCGTCGAGGTCGACGGTGCCGAGCCGGGACACGGCCGGCGTGCCCGCGTGCAGTCTGCGCCAGCCCAGCGGCTCCTCGCCGCTCGGCACGGCCGCGAGGGCCAGCGCGCTGTCGGTCTGCACGGGCCCGCCCTGGAACAGCACCGAGGGGCCGGTCACCAGCGGGTCCCACACCGGCAGCACCTGCGTCACCGAGATCTCGCTCGGCCGGTTGAGCACCACGCCCAGGGTGCCGCCCTCGCTGTCGTGCTCGAGGACCAGCACGACGCTACGCCGGAAGTTGGGGTCGTCGAGCAGCGGCGTGGCCACCAGCAAACCGCCGACGTAGATCGCTTCCGCCATACCTCCATGATGAAGGGTCAACCGCCCATCCCGCTCCCCAGCCCGACGATGTCACGGTACGCGCCCGCCCGCACGCCATCCGCTCACCGTCCGTCCACCTCAGCCCCCATCTCGGCTCGGTGTCGAGGTACCGCCTGGTGCGGATTGGTGTGCGGAGGCACCGCTGTCACCGGGCCGGCATCCTCGCCTCTTCATCCGCCTCGGCCGCGACCGCCGTATCGGCTTCCCAGAAGTCGTGCGCGTTCACCTGGTTCAACATCGACGACCGTGACGTGCTCACCGCGGTCTCCGAGGCGAAGACGTTGCCGAAGGGCGAGAAGTGGGTCCCGTCCATGCAGGTGTCGCGGTCGGGCGTCGCGCAGGTGACCGGGGTGACGCTTGACAGTCCGCCGCGGCGATCACGTCGATCCGCCGGCCGTTGACGCCGATCGGCGAGACGTTCCCGTCCGAGGGCAGTCACGATGCCAGGTCTTTCGACGGCGCGGGGCGGTACGTCATCTACCAGATGGCGTACCCCCTGGTGGACGCCGACTTCGTCGTGGCGTGCGATGGGAAGCGGCTCGGCGCGGGACACGCCACCTCCTGGCAGGACGGGGACTCCGGTGGGACGGCCCAGTGCGGCGTCAGGACAGGGGACAAGACCCGCGTTGCCGACATGGCGCTCCAGCTGGCCTGCTAGCACTCTGCCAGCACTGCGGGCGGCTGCGCAGCCGGTCTCCCTCGGCCCCGCCCGCCCCGGATCCGCCTACTACCGCTGATCCGCCTGCCCCGCCCCGTCCGCTGCGGCGCCCTCCGGCCCAGAGCCGGATGGGAGGGCGCCGGTGACGAAGGCTCCGGCTCGGGCGGCGGCCAGCGTGCGCAGCGCGGCCCGCTCGGCGACGGCCGCGTCCACCGGCTCGCGCGTGACCAGCAGCCGGTAGTAGAGCGGCGCCGAGACCGCTCTGATCACCTCCTCGCCGTCGGTGCCCGCGGGCAGCTCCCCCCGTTTCACCGCCAGGTCGACGGCCTTCGCCCACTCCCTGACGCGCCGGCCGTAGAAGGCGTGCAGCGCGCCCGCGGCGTCGTCGTCGCAGGTGGCCGCCGCGATGACGGCCTGGAACGTCGCCCCGAGGCGCGGGTCGGTCACGGCGGCCAGCACGCCGACGGCGTTGGCCCGCAGGTCGCCCTCGACCGAGCCCGTGTCGGCGTGCGGGGACGACTGCTCGGCCAGCTCGGTCATGAGGTCGGCGACCAGGCCGGCGGGGCTGCCCCAGCGCCGGTAGACGGTCGTCTTGCCCACGCCCGCCCGGGCCGCCACCTGGTCCATCGACAGGCCGTGGAACCCGCGCTCCACCAGTTCGTCCTGGGTCGCCTCCAGCACGGCCGCGCGCACCCTCGCCGTCCGGCCTCCCGGGCGCACCGTTCCAGCCAAACGGGACTCCTGTTCCATTAACAACCCTTTCCGTGTTACCGTCACTCCGAATCTTAACGGAACCAATGAACCATTAAGGGAGATGACGTGACCACGATCGCAGACCGCGTTCCCGCGCGGATGACCGGACGGCAACGGCTGGTCCTCGTGCTGCTGCTGGGCTCGCAGTTCATGCTCGCCGTCGACTTCTCGATCCTGAACGTCGCCCTGCCCGTCATCGGGACCGGCCTCGGGTTCGCGCTGGCCGACCTGCAGTGGGTGGCGACCGCGTTCGCGCTGGCCGCCGCCGGGTTCACCCTGCTGGCGGGCAGGGTCGCCGACCTGTTCGGGCGGCGCAGGCTGTTCCTCGCCGGGATGGCGCTGCTCGGACTGTCCTCGCTGGCGGGCGGGCTGGCGGACTCACCGTCGCTGCTGCTGGCCGCCCGCGTCGCGCAGGGGCTGGCCACCGCCGTCGTGACGCCCGCCGGGCTGTCGCTGCTGACCACGTCGTTCGAGGAGGGGCCGCTGCGGGCTCGGGCGCTCGGGCTGAACGGCGCGCTGATGTCGGCCGGGTTCACCTCCGGCGCGATCCTCGGCGGACTGCTGACCGACCTGCTGAGCTGGCGCTGGGCCTTCTTCATCAACGTGCCGGTGGCGCTGGCGGTGCTGGTCGCCACGCCCGCGGTGCTCGCCGAGAGCCGCCCGGCGGACCGTCCGAGGATGGACGTGCCGGGCGCGGTGGCCGTGACCGGAGGGCTGCTGGCGCTGGTGTTCGGGCTCAGCCGGGCCGGGGAGCACGGTTTCGCCGACCCGGTCGGGCTCGGGGCGCTGGCCGCGTCGGTGGTGCTGTTCGTGGTGTTCCGGGCGGTGGAACGGCGGGCCGTCTCGCCGCTGGTGCCGCTGCGGGTCCTGGCCCGGCCCACCGTGAAGTGGGGCAATCTGGCCGGGCTGGTGGCGTTCGCGACGGAGACGTCGCTGGTCTTCCTCCTGACCCTCTACCTGCAGAAGGTGCTCGGCTACACGGCCCTGGCGACCGGCCTGGCGTTGGGGGTGCTCGGGCTCGGCACGGTCCTCGGCGGCGTCGTCGCACCCCGGGTGCTGACCCGGATGGGCCTAGGACGGGCGTTGACGGCCGGCTTCGCCCTCCAGGCCGTGTCCACGGCGTCGCTGGCGCTCCTCGGCGCCGAACCGGGCTGGATCTGGCTCCTGCTGGCGGCCACGTTCGCGGGCGGCGTGGGGAACATGGTGGCGATCGTGGCCTTCATGGTGACGGCCACCTCCGGGCTGCCGGACTCCGAGCAGGGGCTCGCCACCGGGCTCGCCACGATGACGCAGCAGGTGGGCATCACGATGGGCATCCCGGTCATGAGCGCCGTCGTCACCGCCGCCATGGGAGCGGCCGGCGCGGGGGCGGGCCTGGCGGCGGGCATGGGCGCGGACATGGTGCTGCGGGGGGTGATCGTGGCGGTCGTGGTCAACGCGGCGCTGACGCTCGCCGCCACCTTCATCCGCCCCCACCGCTGACGCCGCGCGCGGGCTCACGGCCACACCGGGCCTGCCGTACCGTGCGCTCGCACGGTACGGCAGGCCGTCGTCATCAGGGCTCACCGGGGACGCCGCGCAGCCCACGGTCAGCGGGCCTCTTCCTGGAGGCCCTCAGCCCCACGCGGCGGGTGGCGGCCGGCCCGGCCGTGCCGTGCCGTGACAGCAGAATCTATGCCTCGGTGAAGCCGCGGGCGCGGCCTCCGGCGGACTCGCGGACGGCGGCGGCGACGGCGGTGGCCACATCAGGGTGGAAGACGCTCGGGATGATGTAGTTGGGGCCGAGCTCCTCCGGCGTGACCACGGCGGCCAGGGCGCCCGCGGCGGCCAGCAGCATCTCCTGCGAGACCTCCGTCGCCTGGGCGTCCAGCAGGCCGCGGAAGACACCCGGGAAGGCCAGCACGTTGTTGATCTGGTTGGGGTAGTCGGAGCGGCCGGTGGCCACGACCGCCGCGTGCTCGCGGGCGTCGTCGGGCGAGACCTCGGGCTCGGGGTTGGCCAGCGCGAACACCACCGCGTCGGGCGCCATCGTGGCGATGTCGTCGCCCGACAGGATGCCCGGCGCCGAGACCCCCACGAACACGTCGGCGCCCTTGACCGCGCCCCGCAGGTCGCCCGAGTAGCCCTCGGCGTTGGTGTGTTCGGCGATCCAGAGCAGCGACTCGTCGAGGTCGCCGCGGCCCTTGTGCACGGCGCCGAGGTAGTCGCAGACCACGACGTTGCGCGCGCCCGCCGCGAGCAGCAGGCGCAGCACCGCGTTGCCGGCCGCGCCCGCGCCGGCCATGGTGATCTTCACGTTCTCGATGGGCTTGCCGACGACGCGCAGCGCGTTGGTGAGGGCGGCCAGCACGCAGATGGCGGTGCCGTGCTGGTCGTCGTGGAAGACCGGGATGTCGAGCAGCTCGCGCAGCCGGCGCTCCACCTCGAAGCAGCGCGGCGCGGAGATGTCCTCCAGGTTGATGCCGCCGAAGCCGGGGGCGATGAGCTGGACGGTGCGGACGATCTCGTCGACGTCCTGCGTGTCGAGGCAGATGGGCCAGGCGTCGATGCCCGCGAAGCGTTTGAACAGCGCCGCCTTGCCCTCCATCACCGGCAGCGCGGCCTCCGGCCCGATGTTGCCGAGGCCCAGCACGGCCGAGCCGTCGGTGACCACGGCGACCGTGTTGCGCTTGATGGTCAGCCGGCGCGCGTCCTCCTTGTTGCGGGCGATCGCCATCGACACGCGGGCCACGCCCGGCGTGTAGGCCATGGACAGCTCGTCACGGTTGCGCAGCGGCACCTTCGACACCATCTCGATCTTGCCGCCGAGGTGCATGAGGAAGGTGCGGTCGGAGACCTTGTGGATGACGACGCCCTCGACCGCCTCCAGCTGGTCGACGATCGCCTGCGCGTGGTCGGTGTCCCTGGCCGCGCAGGTGACGTCGATGCGCAGCTTCTCGTGGCCCGCGTTGGTGACGTCGAGGGCGGTGACCACGCCCCCCGCCGACTCTACGGCGTGGGTGAGCTGGCTGACGGCCTTGCCGCCGGCCGGCACCTCGAGCCGCACGGTTATGGAGTACGACACACTCGGGACGGTCGCCACGTCAATCGCTCCTTCGGGGGCTGACCAGGAAGTCCTCTTATGGTAGGGGGCGCCGGGTCAGTCCAGTGACTCAGAGGCGGAGACGATCAGGTCCACGCAGGTCGGCACGGGAATGGTCGTGCTGTCGATCACCAGGTGGTAGAGCCCCGGGTCGGCAGGGTCGAGGCGGTAGAAGTGGCGCACGTAGGCGGCGCGGGCGCGGTCGGAACCCTCGACGATCTTGCGGGCCTCGCGCTCGCCGATGCCGCCGAGCGTGGCGGTCTGCAGCACCCGCCGCCGCAGCGGCGCGTCGAGCCGGACGTGCAGGGCGCCGGGGTGGTCGGCCAGCACGACGGCTCCGGCCCGGCCCAGGAAGACGCCGCCCTGCACGCGGGCCGTCTCCAGCAGGATGCGCTCGGTGCGGCGGACGAACTCCTCCGGCGCCAGCGGCATCGCGCCGGGAACGTACAGGTCCACGCCGCCGAAGGTGACCGTGGGCAGGCGCATCGCGCCGGCCAGCAGCCTGCCGAGGCCGTGCTCGGCCCGGTCGTCGTGGGCCAGCGCCTCCTCCAGGGTGCAGCCGAGCTCCTGGGAGACGGCGCTGGGGATCGCCCGGTCGACGAACGGCACGCCGAGCTGCGCGGCCACGGCCGGGCCGATGTGGCTGCCGGCCGTGCCGTATGTCGCCGAGATCGTGACGACCCGCACACCTCCAGGTTAGAACAGCGCGCTCGCCAGCGCCCTACGCGCCTTGGCCAGGGAGGGGTCGTCGGAGGGCAGCGTGTCGAACAGGCCGAGCAGGTGACGCCTGGCCTTGTCGCGCTCGTCGCCCGAGGTGCGCTTGACCACGCCGACGACCCGCTCGAACGCCTCGTCGACGGCGCCCGACAGCATCTGCAGGTCGGCCGCGAGCAACTGGGCGTCGATGTCGGCCGGATCGGCCAGGCGGCGCTGCACCTCTGCCGGATCGACGCTTTCGGTGCGCTTGATGAGGTTGACGCCGGCCAGGCCCATCTTGGCGTCCTCGTCGCCCGGCGAGCGGGCGAGCAGCCGCTCGTAGGCGGCCGCCGCGGCGTCGAGGTCGCCCTTGTCGATGGCCTGCTCGGCCGCAACCAGGTCGGGATCGGCCGGCGGGCCGGCGGGCGCCGCCTGCTCCTCGGCCTCCTGGGGCCTCGCCGCGGGGTTGGCCTCGTAGAACTGCTCGACCGCGCCCATCAGCTCGTCGAGCCAGCGGCGCACCTCCTGCTCGGGCAGCACCTGCTGGAAGCCGGTGACGGCCTGCCCCTGGAAGATCGCCAGCACGGTCGGCACCGCCTGCACGCGCAGCGCCTGGGCGATCTGCGGGCTGGCGTCCACGTTGACCCGGGCCAGCAGGGCCCGGCCGCCCAGGTCGCCGACGACTTTCTCCAGAACGGGGCTGAGCTGGGCGCTGCCGGGCGCCCGCGGCGACCACAGGTCGAGCACGACCGGCACGGTCATCGAACGCTCGACGACGTCGCTCGTGAACGTCTCCTCGGTCACCTCGACCACCGAGGCCGCCGCCTGCGGCCCTGCGGCCTCGCGCCGGGCCTGCGCTTCCAGAGCCTGCTTACGCGCGCCCAGATCGATCGCTCCGTAGAGCGACCCGGGCCGTGAGAAGTCCGCCATGTTCTTCATCTTGCCGCATGCCGGGAGACGGGTATGCCACCGAGGTCGCGGCCCGGCCCCGTGCCGCTAAGCCCTCAGTGAAGCCGGGGGTCC
This Nonomuraea muscovyensis DNA region includes the following protein-coding sequences:
- a CDS encoding SseB family protein translates to MHVATSFEQELGSAHARGDLATCLALLRTAALACPISDEAAAGETPVAWPTFSDAERTWLVAFTSPEAMGEVARHFRAVTLPELAAGWPDPRWGLAVNPGRPVCFYLEPGTVARLAVPTLLEDVVLEPDSGIPIMQKLLRPYDILELLSTAEPRVSGYCHHALDVAHLTTPAELVEALVRDEALTRDGTVNILRWPAVGLSLYRTPYGGTDEESMKAVAGWVIEEPPFVGMGLVPNVNETIREYKIDGILLPYGAEIVELGTDGRERLRAQFDADRGKWLVDEES
- a CDS encoding MFS transporter → MANVKTADAPSPQGPGQPASGGNPWLVLLAVSLGVIMVMLDGTVVGIANPVIQKDLGASLADLQWVTSGYLLALAVFLITAGKLGDLFGHKRVFLIGVGGFAVSSVGIGLSQQLADVIPGVSPVGALIGLRVLQGLFGALLQPAALALLRGAFPGEKLNQAMGAWGAIIGLSSAAGPIVGGVLVEKVNWQSVFFINAPVGIVALLMGVFLIKENRAKTLAKIDWPGVVLLSGAMFALVWSIIKAPEWGWGDTKTVGFLAGFAVLIAGFIFWQSKARQPLVPLSLFRNVSISIGTVLMMMVAFAMFGAMFFLGFFFQGVHGLSPLEAGLRMLPMSAGMIVASPLAGMLIGKLGPKITMAIGLVITAAAMFLMSQLSIDASFLESAIPFVLLAFGLSPVFVGATEIIVGNAPIELSGVAGGLQQSAMQVGGALGTAILGAIMAAEISSKLPGYLGPAAEGIPAAQMSLLEKAAAFGGLPADTPQQLKAMVGPAVNSAFMDGMHLAFLVSTGIALLTAALTLFVKAGRKTEGAPVHAG
- a CDS encoding TetR family transcriptional regulator, which codes for MGLRERKKEKTRLAILDAALDLFLEQGYDSTTVEQIAGSVEISPRTFFRYFAGKDHLALWFHDQGEEIMLDTLRARPADEPAFTSLMHALRAVLSDMQDSTPEDTARFLKLRRLLDGHPHLVGLSVARGADTERRLAAEIAARRGVDVDTDRFSHLVVAFAMSTMRIGFECPKPAVEDVREIAGRLEETILLAQSLLRPDLHD
- a CDS encoding YqgE/AlgH family protein; its protein translation is MAEAIYVGGLLVATPLLDDPNFRRSVVLVLEHDSEGGTLGVVLNRPSEISVTQVLPVWDPLVTGPSVLFQGGPVQTDSALALAAVPSGEEPLGWRRLHAGTPAVSRLGTVDLDAPPEILQGEISQMRIFAGYAGWTAGQLESEIAEGAWYVVDSEAGDTFHADPGALWRHVLRRQRGELAFVANCPDDPTMN
- a CDS encoding TetR/AcrR family transcriptional regulator, whose translation is MEQESRLAGTVRPGGRTARVRAAVLEATQDELVERGFHGLSMDQVAARAGVGKTTVYRRWGSPAGLVADLMTELAEQSSPHADTGSVEGDLRANAVGVLAAVTDPRLGATFQAVIAAATCDDDAAGALHAFYGRRVREWAKAVDLAVKRGELPAGTDGEEVIRAVSAPLYYRLLVTREPVDAAVAERAALRTLAAARAGAFVTGALPSGSGPEGAAADGAGQADQR
- a CDS encoding MFS transporter codes for the protein MTTIADRVPARMTGRQRLVLVLLLGSQFMLAVDFSILNVALPVIGTGLGFALADLQWVATAFALAAAGFTLLAGRVADLFGRRRLFLAGMALLGLSSLAGGLADSPSLLLAARVAQGLATAVVTPAGLSLLTTSFEEGPLRARALGLNGALMSAGFTSGAILGGLLTDLLSWRWAFFINVPVALAVLVATPAVLAESRPADRPRMDVPGAVAVTGGLLALVFGLSRAGEHGFADPVGLGALAASVVLFVVFRAVERRAVSPLVPLRVLARPTVKWGNLAGLVAFATETSLVFLLTLYLQKVLGYTALATGLALGVLGLGTVLGGVVAPRVLTRMGLGRALTAGFALQAVSTASLALLGAEPGWIWLLLAATFAGGVGNMVAIVAFMVTATSGLPDSEQGLATGLATMTQQVGITMGIPVMSAVVTAAMGAAGAGAGLAAGMGADMVLRGVIVAVVVNAALTLAATFIRPHR
- a CDS encoding NAD-dependent malic enzyme, which codes for MATVPSVSYSITVRLEVPAGGKAVSQLTHAVESAGGVVTALDVTNAGHEKLRIDVTCAARDTDHAQAIVDQLEAVEGVVIHKVSDRTFLMHLGGKIEMVSKVPLRNRDELSMAYTPGVARVSMAIARNKEDARRLTIKRNTVAVVTDGSAVLGLGNIGPEAALPVMEGKAALFKRFAGIDAWPICLDTQDVDEIVRTVQLIAPGFGGINLEDISAPRCFEVERRLRELLDIPVFHDDQHGTAICVLAALTNALRVVGKPIENVKITMAGAGAAGNAVLRLLLAAGARNVVVCDYLGAVHKGRGDLDESLLWIAEHTNAEGYSGDLRGAVKGADVFVGVSAPGILSGDDIATMAPDAVVFALANPEPEVSPDDAREHAAVVATGRSDYPNQINNVLAFPGVFRGLLDAQATEVSQEMLLAAAGALAAVVTPEELGPNYIIPSVFHPDVATAVAAAVRESAGGRARGFTEA
- a CDS encoding cytidylate kinase-like family protein yields the protein MRVVTISATYGTAGSHIGPAVAAQLGVPFVDRAIPSAVSQELGCTLEEALAHDDRAEHGLGRLLAGAMRLPTVTFGGVDLYVPGAMPLAPEEFVRRTERILLETARVQGGVFLGRAGAVVLADHPGALHVRLDAPLRRRVLQTATLGGIGEREARKIVEGSDRARAAYVRHFYRLDPADPGLYHLVIDSTTIPVPTCVDLIVSASESLD
- a CDS encoding tetratricopeptide repeat protein, which gives rise to MADFSRPGSLYGAIDLGARKQALEAQARREAAGPQAAASVVEVTEETFTSDVVERSMTVPVVLDLWSPRAPGSAQLSPVLEKVVGDLGGRALLARVNVDASPQIAQALRVQAVPTVLAIFQGQAVTGFQQVLPEQEVRRWLDELMGAVEQFYEANPAARPQEAEEQAAPAGPPADPDLVAAEQAIDKGDLDAAAAAYERLLARSPGDEDAKMGLAGVNLIKRTESVDPAEVQRRLADPADIDAQLLAADLQMLSGAVDEAFERVVGVVKRTSGDERDKARRHLLGLFDTLPSDDPSLAKARRALASALF